In Mesoplodon densirostris isolate mMesDen1 chromosome 2, mMesDen1 primary haplotype, whole genome shotgun sequence, the DNA window ACATATTCACCAGATTAATGGCTACATACTACCAAACAGAGGCTGTATTAAACTGCTCTATAAAGTTACCATTTGGGACACAACAATTGCAATTGGAGTTACTATTTGAATAATTTTACCATAGACCACTGCCATCTGCCATGATCTATCTGGTTTTTGTAGGAGCCAAACTGGTGGTATGAAAGGGGCCACCTCTCTTATGTCCTTTACATCTTTGAGGGTGGCACTAATCTCTTCCATTTACCCTAGGATatggtattgtttttatttattatcttggTGTGAGGTAGTCTTCAGCCCTCTAATTGGCCTTCATCACTTACTCCACAGGTCAAGAAACCAATATGAGTGTTCCGCAACTTCAAAGAATGTCCATTCCAATTATATGTTGGGGTATCAAGGAAGTGACCACCTGGTGGATCCTTGGTCTCAGTGAATATCCTGTGAACCAGACCTGAGCCCAGGACTCCATTTATTATCTGGACCCCATATGCTCCTACTCTAACAAGGGGTCGTGGTACAGCTTTGGGTTGTCAGCTGTCAATGTTAGTTCAGATCCTTTGTCCAAAAATCCTCAAAATGTCtgagtattctcccttttttcAATAATGGTCATCAATGTAAATGACTTGTTTAggcatttttacttttcttagcGTGAGCTATCATTTTTCCCAAGCCTCCTAGAAGTGTATTCACCCCACATCCCAGGGATCTTGCCAGGATTTAAATCCTAAATCCCAGGAGAGTGTTCCCTTATCAATAACTTCTTCCACATCTAACTTTATGTTCCACTTCCTTTAATCCGGCACTCTCGGCATCCTGTTCTATGTATAACGCTACCAAACTCCCCTCGGTCTTTGAACCCCTGCATCAACCATTCATTGATGTGGATCCTATAGGAGGACACGTGATCTTGGCTGAAGCAGTTTCCTGCCACAGAAGTCACTGCCATGAGGGGAGCAGCTGAGTGCTATCAGCATCTGTTATTCCCAGCAGCTGGGGAGTGGGTGCATTAGCCCTGAAAAGGGGACCTGGGTGGAGCACTATAATATCCGCTAAAGCCAGTAAAGTAGTATTATTTCACAGAGATGTGCCCAGGACTGTGCTAGAGCCCCCAGGGTTATATAGCCCAGCTCTCAAGAACCTCAAAAACtatatcagtattttaaaaatctgtatattGTCTGTTTCCACCTACTAGAGCATCAGCTCTAGGAGGGCAGGAGCTATGTTTTGTTTACCACTGTTTCCCCAGGGTCTAGAGCTTGATTCATAGTTGAATGAATCTTAATTAGAGGCTTGAGATATGAAGAAGTAGGAAGTGGCTGTCTTAAGCAGAATAAGAGTGGCAAGCATCCAGAGAAGGGGAGGTGGAGCTCAGCGTGGGCATGAAGCCCTCATCTGGAGCCATGGCAAGAGACACAAAGACAGAGCATTCTCTAGTCAAGGTGAGGCTGCATCAAAGTACAAGATTCCTTATGTGGGTTTTATTCCTGCAGCCTGTGGTCTTCAGCCCAGTCTCTCTCGAGGCATATTGAATTTCCCAAGCATCCAAATGGTTTGGGGAAAGACTTCACATTCCACATGAGAGGCATTGTGGAATATCAGAGGGAGAGTCAGAAGACCTGCATTTGAATTCAAACTTAGCTattaactagctgtgtggcctggggaaTTCTAAGGCTCTCTCAGTATCCTCATCCGCAGAGCAGGAGCGATAGTACAATACTACTTTCCACAGCTGTCTTGAGGACCAAGAGAACTAATGTACATGAAGCAGCCTACTCCTCCCAGTTTGTCAGCATAAGGGGAGGCTCCTCCTGGGAGGATTGGGGATGAGAGGCAGAGGAGACAGAAGCTGGGCAAACTCCAGGCTCTAGTTGTGCACAGAGTCTGCCCATAGACCTTCTCCCTCCCTAGCTTCCACTCATGCACAGACAGACATTAGCTGCTGTTCAGTAACTGAGATCATCGGTTTTAAAGTCTTTTCCTTATCTTTGCCCCTGACAGGCAGAAGCTGTGTAGCAGCAGTGCACCTATGCAGACAGAGGGAGTGGTAACCAGAGATAAGGTATCCCCACCATGGCCTACACTCAGTCCCTGGCCCAAGTCAAGGACCGGCTTCAGATCCAGAGCCTCCTGGCCTGGCAGTGCCTGGCCAGAGTTTCTGGGTGTGTTTGTGCTCACAGTAGGCAGAGTAATTGGGGGAATGAAAGAGGGGAGGTGGGCAAAAGTTTCTGGCTCCTCCTAGCATCCTTATCTCTTCCTCCTGGTGTCCCGCTTCAACTCTccatcatttctctttttccccacTCTTGTCCCTTTTATTCCTCTCCTACTCCCTCATTTTTATGCCTGTCCCTTTCCATCTCTTatcctcctcccctttctttactcttcctctgcttctcccattttttccccttccctctttctgctttttcttgctGATCTCTCAAGTCCATTCATCTCTCTTGGCCACTCCCCTCACCTTCCCAGTCTTTCTCTCCTGTTGGTCCACGAGGCCCCTTATTCTTGCTTCCCTCTTCCTCATCTTCCTTCTCTCTACCAGCTCCTCATACAGGGGACTTTGGCCCAGGCTGTCACCAGTGGAGGAACCAAAGGCAACTTCTTCACCATGTTTCTGGCTAGCTCTCTGGGTGTTAGGCTAGCCATCTACATCAGTGGTAATGTCTCAGGTGAGGAGGGTGAGGTCTGGTCATCAGACAAGGTAGGATGTGTACTTGACTGTGGTAATGGTGAAAAAGCAGATCCTTTGGTGACTCATAGACATTATCTCCTTGAGCTTGACCAGTGCCCTGGACTGAGATATGCTTTTGGCCCAGTCCAGTCCCTTCCCTTTCTGTATCTTGCCATCCCACTTCTTCACATTAATCCTCCACTCACATAGATGGAGATCTATGGCAAAGCATCAAGGTTAAGTGCTCTCCTCTTCTGTCCCCCACCTAAGCCCTTGGGGGTTCATCTTTGCTCAGGACCTCACCTGCTCGTCCCCCAGGCACACATTGCATCAAGTGCTGTAGTAGAAAGAGCAGACAGACCCAGGATCAAACTTGgcttcactgtgtgaccttgacaagTTGCTTAAACTCCTTGAGCCTCAACTTCCTAATCTATATGATGGGAAGAGTAACATTTGTCTTAAGAGTTGTGGGGAGGAGTAGCAGTGTTACCTGGTAACAGTGCCTGGCAGTGACACAATGGatattggttttcttttcttgatcCTTGAAGGGGCCCACCTGAATCCAGCCTTATCCCTGGTCATACGCCTCCTGGGATGCCTCCCCTGGGCCAAGTTTCCCATACTCCTTGGTGCAGTTGCTCTCTGCTTTCTGTGCCTCTGGAGCATAGGTGTATGCTCTCTATCATGGTAACAGAGAGAACATGGTTGGGGACACCTGTGTATGGGCAAGGGTGCCTTAGAGCAGTTTTGAATGAGCAAAGTTGGAAATCCTGGCTGTCCCCCTACCCTGCAGATGCCCTACAGAACTATACAGGTGGGAACCTGACAGTGACTGGTCCCAAGGAGACAGCCTCCATCTTTGTCACCTACCCTGCCCCCTATCTGTCCCTGAGCAATGGCTTCCTGGATCACGTAAGCATGAGGGGGTGATTTGGGAGAGCCACAACCTTTGCCCTTGTCCCCCAGGACCTTGGCCTATTGTTCAGGCTCTGGGTGGGATGTGGGGTTGCATTTGTGTTTACACCTCACCTTCCCCAGCTGCCTGTGTTGGACAAAGTCAGATGACGTGGGGTGGTAGCCTGGAGTGCTTGGGTGAGATAGGGAAGATGGAGCACCTGAAAGCTGATGGGAGCCCCTCTGCCTCTGTCCACTCCAATGTTCTGGGCACCTGGATGCTGATTGTGGAGATCTTAGCCATCCTGGACACACGGAACAAGGGAGTGCCTGCGGGTGTGGAGCCTGTGGTAGTGGGGTTGCTGATCCTGGCCATCAGGCTATCCATGGGTGCCAGCTGTGGGTTCCCAATCAACCCTGCCTGGGACCTCGACCCACGGCTTTTCACCTACGTGGCTGGCTGGGGCCCTGAAGTCTTCAGGTGAGAGACGGCCTCCCCTGGTGCTGTCCTTCCACTCATCCCTCTGCTAAAGCCTCTAACCCTTGGTCCCCAGATCTTCCTTTTAAATAGTTCTCTTGGCCTCTTAGGACAGTGAACCTCCTCTAAGCCCAAgttctcccttcctcttttgtcccCTGCCTCCCCCCCACCCACTCTTTTCATTGAAACAATGACATTTAGAGGTTGTGTTCTTGGGCACATCACATTACCTGTTTGGACATTAGTAATCTCATCAACAAAACACAGATATTCAGATAATTCCCTAAGGCAAGAGGCTGGACCAAGCTCTCCTGGGGTCTCCTCTTTAAGTGCTATGCTCTGGTGCCAAGACACCTTCTTTCTGGTGTCTATCACCCCAGGAACTGCTTTAGGGAGTTCTCTTACTACTACCGCCAGTCCTTCAGAGGGAAGGCTAAGGGACTCACCCTGATATCTCCCTTCTGATCTTCTCTTGTAGCGCTAGCAATGGCTGGTGGTAGGCCCTCTAGGGAGGGCCACACTTAGCACAGCCACACACCAGCAGCTGGTGGCTCTGCACCATCCTGAGCACTCAGAGCCAGCTCAGGATCTAGAGTGTGCCCAACCTGAAGCCTCAGACTCGGAAAGTCCTGCCGCAACTCAGGTGCAGGAGAGTAAGCTGTGATTCTGACATGACAGTCCTCACCTCCCTCATGGACACTGAAGAGGGCCAGAGACCCATGCCTGGTGACAAgatgttttttctctttattaatacACCAGGCCCTGGGCAGCTTCTCCGTTTACTCATCTAGGCATCGCTTCCTCCTAAACTGGGGAGGATGCCTGGACAGGGAGAATTGAGGAGGATCAGGTAAGGGACCTAGGTTTTTCATCCCCTCCTGCCCCAGGCAGGTTTTCGGACCCTGGACTTCCAGGAACGCAGTTCCCCAAAGTATCCGCCAGAGGGTGCGCACCCTGGAACCCGGATTGGGAAGGCTGCGGGAATCCGCAGGATCGTGGGGCTGACCATCCAGTGCGGGGCATAACCCAGGGGACTTCCTCCAAAGCTTGGTCCCCACTGCCTGACTCCTTGCTCTCGTAACCTCAGCGCCGCCCGCCTTTCCGCTCACTGGGGCGCCTCGCCGAGATTCAACACCCCGCAGATAGTAATTAGGGGTACAGGGAGCCGCCTCCACCAAGGGGGCGTGGTGGGCAAAAAAGGGAGGGCCGCCGGAGGAACACCGGCATGCAAGCGCCTAGAGACTGGGAGAGCAAgcgggagaaactgaggcacgacCCAATATCTAGACATTCCGGGCTGTGTCACTGAAGGAGAGGGTGAACAGTGAGATGAGCCAGGGCGAGGAGAGAAGGCGAAGGAACAGAGGGAATGAGTGTAGGGGTAAAGAAAGGTGGCGCGGAGGAAAATTCTCGTCGTTCACCGCTTCCCTAAGTCTCTCACACATTAGCAGATAAAGAGcgttcttctgtttcctttttttaaaaaaaaaaatctcagcgcTATCTCGCCtccggactttttttttttttttttttgaccgggGATGGATGGGCGAGTGGGTGGGGCGGAGATCGTGGCCTCACACTGCGGAGGAGCATCAGAGGGGTTAagaccctccccctgccccgcaCAAAGATGGCGGCTCCCgccttccctctccctcatccctccccaaaaccccctcccgccccccgcccTCTCCCGCCACCTCCGTCACTTCCGCCCCGCCGTGGCCGAAACTGACACAAAGTAGCGGGCCGAGGCCctggggggagagggggctgCAGCTGGGGGGGCGGGAGCCCGCGGGGAGCTGAGCCGAgcgccccccgccccagcccccggCATGGGCAGGAcgtggccgccgg includes these proteins:
- the AQP10 gene encoding LOW QUALITY PROTEIN: aquaporin-10 (The sequence of the model RefSeq protein was modified relative to this genomic sequence to represent the inferred CDS: inserted 3 bases in 2 codons; deleted 1 base in 1 codon; substituted 1 base at 1 genomic stop codon) — encoded protein: MAYTQSLAQVKDRLQIQSLLAWQCLAEFLGVFVLTLLIQGTLAQAVTSGGTKGNFFTMFLASSLGVRLAIYISGNVSGAHLNPALSLVIRLLGCLPWAKFPXYSLVQLLSAFCASGAXVYALYHDALQNYTGGNLTVTGPKETASIFVTYPAPYLSLSNGFLDNVLGTWMLIVEILAILDTRNKGVPAGVEPVVVGLLILAIRLSMGASCGFPINPAWDLDPRLFTYVAGWGPEVFSASNGWWXGPLGRATLSTATHQQLVALHHPEHSEPAQDLECAQPEASDSESPAATQVQESKL